Genomic window (Caldinitratiruptor microaerophilus):
GTGCGCGGCGACCTCGCCGAGCCCGTGGCGGCCGTCCGCCTCCCGGACGGCGTCGGCGAAGGGCCCCCCGCCCGGCACCACGAGGAGCGCCACCCGGGTGGCCAGCGCGGCCAGGGCGGCCACGAGCTCCCGCACGGTGCGGGGGTCGGCGGCCAGGCTGCCGCCGACCTTCACCACCGCCCGGAAGGAGCCGTCGGGCGCGCCCGGGGCGGTCACGGCCCCGTCACCGCCCGATCCGGGCGCCTCGCACCGCCCGCCAGGTGCTGCGCCAGGAGCGCCGCCACCGCCGCGGCGGGTGCCGCCTGTCCCCGGGCGAGGGCCCCGCCCTCCGGCGCTTGCTCCCCCGCGGCGAGGAGGTCGTCGAGGTCCCGGTACGGCAGGCCGAGCCAGCCCGCGACGTCCCGGGCCAGGAAGCGCCCCAGGCCCGTCCCGATTACCGGCAGCGGGCCTGCCGCGCCGTCACGGCCGGCAAGCCGGGAGAGCACCTGCAGGACGGCCGCGGCGATGCGGTGCGCCTGGGCCTGCGCGAGGAACCGGGCGGCGACGAGGACCTGGGCCTCCGCAAGCGTCTCCAGGTCGGCGCACACCGCCCGGGCCAGACGGGCGAGGCAGCTGCGCCGGTCGCGCCCCCGGCCGTCGGGGGTCTCCCCCGCGTACGCCTCCGGGGCCAGGTGCCCCAGGGCGACGTGCACGTCCCCCGTCACGGCGAACGTCTCGGCGGCGAGCCGGGCCCAGCGCCCGCCGATCGGCACGGCGTCCGCCAGGGTCGCCACCGGCGTGCGCAGCACCCCCGTGTAGACGAGCTCGCCGGTCGCCAGCCGGGAGGGGTCGTCCCACCCCGCCGCCGCCACCCGCCCGCCCACGATGGGAATGATGTCCGCGGTGGTGCTGCCCACGTCCACCAGGAGGCACGCGGGGACCTGTCCGGCCAGCCAGGCGGCGGTCGCCACCCAGTTGGCGGCCGCCGCCTCCAGGGGGCGCCCGCGCGCCTCGGGGGGCGAGCAGAAGCGGCCCCGGGTCGTCCAGACGTGGATCGGAGCGCCGGGGCCGAGCGCCTCCTCCACCGCCGCCAGGACCGCCAGCACGCCTTCGCGCCGGGTGGGGAACACGTCGGCGAGCTCCGCGGTCATGGTCACCGCGTGGGCGTCCGCCCGGCCGAGCTCGGCCGCCAAGCCGGCGAGGACCGCCGGCAGGCGGCCGGGATCGCGCCACAGAGCGAAGGGCACGGAGACGCTCCGCTCGACCCGGACCGAGCCCGGCCGGCCCGGTCCCGCCGGGTCGACGGCCAGGCGGGCCGCCTTGACGTTCGCCCCGCCGATGTCCCAGCCGATCAGCGCGGTCACGGCTCCACGTCCCCCACGGGCGAGCCGGCGGGCGCGCGCCGCACCCGGAGGCGGCCGTCCTTCCGGAAGGCGACGGACCCCGCCAGCGCCGGCGGCGCCGCGGGCAGCTCGCCCCTGGCAGCCCCCACCAGGAGGTCCGCCAGGTTCCAGGGGAGTACCTCCCGCAGCCCCACGACGGCCGTCGTCAGTCGGGGGTTGACCTCGATCACGTACGCCTCCCCCCCGCTCAGCACCAGGTCCACGCCCACGTACCCGCCGAGCCCCGGGATGGCCTCCGCGGCCCGGCAGGCCACCGCCAGCGCCCGCTCCGCCAGCGGGTGCGCCAGCGGCACCCGCCCGCCCAGGTACACGTACCGACCGGCGGAGACGCGGACGTGCTGGGCGTTCAGGCTGAGCGCCACGGCCCGCCCCCGGGAGACGAGGAGCGAAGCACTCGCGTGCTTGCCGCGGATGTGCGGCTGCACCACGTAGCCCGCCTCGCCCTCCCACCGCCCGGCCTCCCGGACCAGCCGCACGCCCTCGGCCCCGCAGCCGTCGCGCGGCTTGACCACGACCGGGAGCGACCAGCCCGGGGGTGGCAGCGGGTCGCCTGGCGCCAGCTCCAGGCACGGTGGAACCGGCAACTTGGCGTCCGCGAGTCGCTGGAAGGTGAGGAGCTTGTCCCCTGCCAGAGCCGCCGCGGCGGCGCTCGAGCCGAGGTTCAGCTTTCCGGCCCTTTCGATCACCGCCGTGAGATCGGCCAGTACGCCGGCCGTCTCCGGCGCCACCACCAGAGCGGCATCAGCCCAGAGGATCCGCTCCGCCAGCTCCTCGCGGAGCTGCCCGGGTTCGATCGCCTCGATGCGGGCCCCGGGCGCCGCGGAACGCAGGCGGCGGGCGGAGTCCCGGTCCGTGCGGCAGTCGACGAGGCTCAGCAGCTCGTATCCCTCCGACCGGGCAAAGTCGGCCAGGAGTGCGGTGAGCATGGCGAGACCCTCGGCCAGGAGCCCCGCCTCCAGCGGCCCTCCCGGCAGCCCCCCGCCCGTCGCGTACTCCGCCAGGAGCACCCGCAACCGGACCCGACCTCCTCCGGGCGGCGCTAGCCCTCCGCCCCTGCGGTCTCCTCAACGGCGTTCAGCGTACCCTCGGCCAGCTTGCGTACCTCCTCGGCGACCACGGCGAATCCCCGCCCTTGTGCTCCCGCCCGGGCCGCCTCGATGGTAGCGTTCAGCGCCAGGAGGTGGATCTGGCGGGCGATACCCTGGACGAAGCCACTCACCCGGGTGATTTGCTGCGCGTGGGCGATCAGCCGCCCCACGCCCCCGACCAGGCCGCTCACCCGGTCCTGGATCTTCGACATGGCGGAGAGGGCCTTGGCCGCCACCTCGTACCCTTCGGCGGTCACGTCCCGCATCCGGGCCGCCACCCCGGCCCCCTCTCCCGCCGACTGGGCCGCCGCTTCCGCCGCAGCCCGCGTCTCGGCGAGCGAGGCGCTCATGGACTCGGTGCTCGCGTGGATGCCTCGCACGTGGCGGCTCGCGGCCTCCACGCGCAGCGAGTTGCGGGCGGCCGCGACGCGACCCGGCTCCTCATCCGGCCCCGGCGTGGCCATGCGCCCCGGAACCGGGAACCCAGCGGCCGTGCTCATCTCGGGAGCACCTCCCCGACAGCCAGCCGA
Coding sequences:
- a CDS encoding methyl-accepting chemotaxis protein, which codes for MSTAAGFPVPGRMATPGPDEEPGRVAAARNSLRVEAASRHVRGIHASTESMSASLAETRAAAEAAAQSAGEGAGVAARMRDVTAEGYEVAAKALSAMSKIQDRVSGLVGGVGRLIAHAQQITRVSGFVQGIARQIHLLALNATIEAARAGAQGRGFAVVAEEVRKLAEGTLNAVEETAGAEG
- a CDS encoding hydantoinase/oxoprolinase family protein yields the protein MTALIGWDIGGANVKAARLAVDPAGPGRPGSVRVERSVSVPFALWRDPGRLPAVLAGLAAELGRADAHAVTMTAELADVFPTRREGVLAVLAAVEEALGPGAPIHVWTTRGRFCSPPEARGRPLEAAAANWVATAAWLAGQVPACLLVDVGSTTADIIPIVGGRVAAAGWDDPSRLATGELVYTGVLRTPVATLADAVPIGGRWARLAAETFAVTGDVHVALGHLAPEAYAGETPDGRGRDRRSCLARLARAVCADLETLAEAQVLVAARFLAQAQAHRIAAAVLQVLSRLAGRDGAAGPLPVIGTGLGRFLARDVAGWLGLPYRDLDDLLAAGEQAPEGGALARGQAAPAAAVAALLAQHLAGGARRPDRAVTGP
- a CDS encoding ATP-grasp domain-containing protein produces the protein MLLAEYATGGGLPGGPLEAGLLAEGLAMLTALLADFARSEGYELLSLVDCRTDRDSARRLRSAAPGARIEAIEPGQLREELAERILWADAALVVAPETAGVLADLTAVIERAGKLNLGSSAAAAALAGDKLLTFQRLADAKLPVPPCLELAPGDPLPPPGWSLPVVVKPRDGCGAEGVRLVREAGRWEGEAGYVVQPHIRGKHASASLLVSRGRAVALSLNAQHVRVSAGRYVYLGGRVPLAHPLAERALAVACRAAEAIPGLGGYVGVDLVLSGGEAYVIEVNPRLTTAVVGLREVLPWNLADLLVGAARGELPAAPPALAGSVAFRKDGRLRVRRAPAGSPVGDVEP